In Lactuca sativa cultivar Salinas chromosome 5, Lsat_Salinas_v11, whole genome shotgun sequence, the DNA window TAACGTTGCTGAAGTGGCTCAGGCGGCGTACGCTCCATGCACCACCGCCAACCCCATCTCCATTGCCACCAACGGTCCCGCTAGAGTCACCTTGAACGCACCTGGCACTCACTATTACATCTGCACCGTTGGCACTCATTGCCAAATTGGTCAGAAGTTAACCATCAACGTCTCCGCTGCGTCTGCCACCCCTGCTCCATCACCAACACCGGCACCTGTTTCTCCACCAACCCCAACCCCTGCTCCCTCCACAATAACCCCACCACCAACCTCCTCCCCTGCCCCTTCTTCCGAGGATGCCAGCCCAGTATCACCACCCGCCTTCAGCCAATCTCCCTCAGGCAGTAACGCCCCTTCTCCCACAGATAACACTAttctaccaccaccatcacccaGTTCTGCTCCATCTTTCACCGCTGTGGTACCCTTCACTTTCTTGGCGATAGCTTTAGCTTTCTTTTACTAGATCTAGTGATTATTGGTTACGTCAGATAGAATGTGATATTACGTAAATCATTTTTGTTTAAAATTCTTTTTTCTATATATGTCCATGTACTTACTAAATTGAGATAAATAATATAGTATTAATTTATGATATTCATATGATTATGTCCAACTGTACTTTTTGAAAGGAAACATGTGACCACATCACAAGGGAACCAATAATACTATAATACGATATGAAAATTAAGATAAATTTTATAAGGGAAAATGTCTTAAAAGCCAACGAAGTTTCTAAACCATTCAAAAAAAcccaatcatgttttgt includes these proteins:
- the LOC111881904 gene encoding cucumber peeling cupredoxin; translation: MSGLKINLVVIMALMLASVQFHDTAAQTTHVVGDALGWNIPPNGPSAYTTWASGQTFSVGDVLLFNFTTGFHNVAEVAQAAYAPCTTANPISIATNGPARVTLNAPGTHYYICTVGTHCQIGQKLTINVSAASATPAPSPTPAPVSPPTPTPAPSTITPPPTSSPAPSSEDASPVSPPAFSQSPSGSNAPSPTDNTILPPPSPSSAPSFTAVVPFTFLAIALAFFY